The DNA segment CGCCGGCGTGGGCTCGGGCGTAATCTATGACAGCCAGGGCCACATCCTGACAAACAACCACGTGGTGCAGGACGCGCAGAGTCTCCTGGTGTCGCTTCCGGACGGGCGCTCATTCCCGGCGCGGCTGGTCGGCGCAGATCCGCAGACTGACCTCGCGGTGCTCCAGATCACCGCGGACAATCTGCCCGTGGCACGCCTCGCGGAATCGAATCACCTCCAGGTCGGCGACTGGGTCGTCGCCATCGGCAATGCCCTCGGCCTGAGTGGCGGCCCGACGGTGACGTCGGGCGTGGTCAGCGCCCTCGGGCGCACGGTCCAGGAGCCGTCGAGCGGGTCTTCGAGCGCGGCCGGCCCATACCTGTTCGATCTCATCCAGACGGACGCGGCGATCAATCCAGGAAATTCCGGCGGCCCGCTGGTCAATCTCTCCAACGAAGTCGTCGGCATCAACACCCTCGTGGCGGGGCAGGCTGAGCCCGGAGTGCCGGCGCAGGGGATCGGCTTTGCCATCTCGATCGACACGGCGAAGCCCATAGCCGACCAGCTGGTGGCGACCGGTCGCGCGGTTCATCCGTACCTGGGCATTCGCTATCAACCGCTGAACCCCGCCATCGCGTCGCAGCTCGGGATCCCCAGCGCGCAAGGGGGCCAGGCGCCGCACGGCGTCGTGATTCTTCAGGTCCTGGCGGGATCGCCCGCGGGGAACGCGGGGCTTCGGCGCGGCGACGCGATCATCGCCATCGACGGCAATGATCTGAAGGACGAGTCCTCCCTGGCGCAAACGATCAATCAAAAGAAGCCGGGCGATTCCCTGACCCTGAGCGTCCTTCGCGGGAATCAGCGCCTCAGCGTCCAGGTGACCCTGGGCGAAGCGCCGCCGGCGTAACGAGCCGTCACCTCCAGGTTGCGGGCCGTAGAATACCGTGGCGCAGATCGGGCGATGGCCGCACGCCCGGTCGCGAGCCACGCTGATCAAGTGGCAGACCGTGCCCACGCCCCCTCCTCGGGTGACTGCACAGCCCATACTGCGCCACCAGGCCAAGATCAGGAGGACGCCCGATGTCGATTCGCCTTACGCTCAGTTCGCTGTTCGCGCTCGCGGCGGTGGTTGTTCTGACGGGGCATGCAGCTCAGCCGAGGGATCCATTGGCGCCTGTGGCGCAGGTCAGAGCAACGACGGCGGCGAGCCCCACCGCGATCCCAACCAACACGCCGCTCCTGGCCGTCGCGACTCCATCCCCGACCGCGGCGCCGACGAGCCTGACGCCGACCGTGGGTCCGCCGACCCCGGGCCCGGGGGAATCCGTGCAGACGACCGCCCACTATGCCCTGGTGCTCTCCATCGGCCCTGTCGAGACCATGCTGATGCCCGACCAGACGACCGGCGCGCGTTCGGGTGAGGTGATGGCCCAGATGCCGGGCATGCCGATGGTGACGCCCGCCACAACCGATGAGGGCCAGCCGGTGAATCATCACGTCGAGGTTCACGTTCGTGACCTTGCCACCGGAGCCGTCGTGTCCGACCACGTACCGTCCATCATCGTCGTGGACGAGGGGGCCGGTACGTCGCGG comes from the Chloroflexota bacterium genome and includes:
- a CDS encoding trypsin-like peptidase domain-containing protein; its protein translation is MHHLRYLSRVLLPLVLVGATLLGSVACQIVTPPPAPPSPAAQTPTRPSATPAQPAPPPSGPAADLGNAVRQVAQAVRPAVVQITNQQTTVDLFNQPYTVPAGVGSGVIYDSQGHILTNNHVVQDAQSLLVSLPDGRSFPARLVGADPQTDLAVLQITADNLPVARLAESNHLQVGDWVVAIGNALGLSGGPTVTSGVVSALGRTVQEPSSGSSSAAGPYLFDLIQTDAAINPGNSGGPLVNLSNEVVGINTLVAGQAEPGVPAQGIGFAISIDTAKPIADQLVATGRAVHPYLGIRYQPLNPAIASQLGIPSAQGGQAPHGVVILQVLAGSPAGNAGLRRGDAIIAIDGNDLKDESSLAQTINQKKPGDSLTLSVLRGNQRLSVQVTLGEAPPA